One stretch of Actinomycetota bacterium DNA includes these proteins:
- a CDS encoding MFS transporter has protein sequence MGRRVAGEGRRVRLGTIYAAHGASHGFVLVLPAVLVTLRAEFGASFTTLGTVATVSSMLYGLGALPGGLLADRFGAPVLLRMFAGLSAVCCGLAAVAPGIWWLAAALALLGAAGALYHPSGLAEVTLNAPGGGRELGVHGGFGNGGTALAPLVAGAVAAAWTWRASYGLAAVAALVLLVVLVRDVPLDRRLPPQEQAASGAVGRGALAVVMFLAAAEGFVFQGFVTFLPAFLAEVGGVGQAAAAKGGVLAAAVLLLGVPGQLIGGRLAETDPRRLALRYAGLYGAAVLAGLSVRAAGATPLGVALAGLFSLLIFLGQPITNQLVARSTRAGRRGAAYGTYFSLSFGIGALAGVAGGVVADRSGLAAVFGFLGLVAVVNSLGGLAVRGLLGPGSTGRPPAS, from the coding sequence ATGGGGCGGAGGGTGGCGGGCGAGGGCCGGCGGGTGCGGCTGGGCACGATCTACGCCGCCCACGGGGCCAGCCACGGGTTCGTGCTGGTGCTGCCGGCGGTGCTGGTGACCCTGCGGGCCGAGTTCGGGGCCTCGTTCACCACGCTGGGCACGGTGGCCACGGTGAGCAGCATGCTGTACGGGCTCGGGGCCCTGCCCGGGGGGCTGCTGGCCGACCGGTTCGGGGCGCCGGTGCTGCTGCGGATGTTCGCGGGCCTGTCGGCCGTCTGCTGCGGGCTGGCCGCGGTCGCCCCCGGGATCTGGTGGCTGGCCGCTGCGCTCGCCCTGCTGGGTGCGGCCGGGGCCCTCTACCACCCCTCCGGGCTGGCCGAGGTCACCCTGAACGCCCCCGGAGGCGGCCGCGAGCTCGGCGTCCACGGCGGCTTCGGCAACGGCGGCACCGCCCTGGCGCCGCTGGTCGCCGGGGCGGTGGCCGCCGCCTGGACCTGGCGGGCGAGCTACGGGCTGGCCGCCGTGGCCGCCCTGGTCCTGCTGGTCGTGCTCGTCCGGGACGTGCCGCTCGACCGGCGGCTGCCGCCACAGGAGCAGGCGGCGTCCGGGGCGGTGGGCCGGGGGGCGCTGGCCGTGGTGATGTTCCTGGCCGCGGCCGAAGGGTTCGTGTTCCAGGGGTTCGTCACCTTCCTGCCGGCGTTCCTGGCCGAGGTGGGCGGGGTCGGGCAGGCGGCCGCGGCCAAGGGCGGCGTGCTGGCGGCGGCGGTGCTGCTGCTGGGCGTCCCCGGCCAGCTGATCGGCGGCCGGCTGGCCGAGACCGACCCGCGCCGCCTGGCGCTCCGCTACGCCGGCCTGTACGGGGCCGCCGTGCTGGCCGGGCTGTCGGTCAGGGCGGCCGGCGCGACCCCGCTCGGCGTGGCCCTGGCCGGGCTGTTCAGCCTGCTCATCTTCCTCGGCCAGCCGATCACCAACCAGCTGGTGGCCCGCTCGACCCGGGCCGGGCGGCGCGGGGCCGCCTACGGCACCTACTTCTCGCTGTCGTTCGGGATCGGCGCCCTGGCCGGGGTGGCCGGCGGGGTGGTGGCCGACCGGTCGGGGCTGGCCGCCGTGTTCGGCTTCCTGGGGCTGGTCGCCGTGGTCAACTCCCTCGGCGGGCT
- a CDS encoding methylated-DNA--[protein]-cysteine S-methyltransferase: MHLHFTTVATPVGPFTLLVDDGGVCAAGFTGRPETLQRRLDPRRRAAGTRPAADPGAVATRMLAYLAGEVGALDELAVEQPGDPAQQAAWRALRSVPAGQTVSYRELGAMADLADPATDPLGAQAAGAACASNHVAVIVPCHRVLRADGRLGGYGWGVHRKAWLLAHESAAREADRPGAGRPGTVHPALF; this comes from the coding sequence ATGCACCTGCATTTCACGACCGTGGCCACGCCGGTGGGGCCGTTCACGCTGCTGGTCGACGACGGCGGCGTCTGCGCGGCCGGGTTCACCGGCCGGCCCGAGACCCTGCAGCGCCGCCTCGACCCGCGGCGGCGGGCGGCCGGGACCCGGCCGGCGGCCGACCCCGGCGCCGTGGCCACCCGGATGCTGGCCTACCTGGCCGGCGAGGTCGGGGCCCTGGACGAGCTCGCGGTGGAACAGCCGGGCGACCCGGCCCAGCAGGCCGCCTGGCGGGCCCTGCGGTCGGTGCCGGCCGGCCAGACGGTCAGCTACCGGGAGCTCGGGGCCATGGCCGACCTGGCCGACCCGGCCACCGACCCGCTTGGCGCCCAGGCCGCCGGCGCCGCCTGCGCCAGCAACCACGTGGCCGTGATCGTCCCCTGCCACCGCGTGCTCCGGGCCGACGGCCGCCTGGGCGGCTACGGCTGGGGCGTCCATCGCAAGGCCTGGCTCCTGGCCCACGAGTCCGCCGCCCGGGAGGCGGACCGGCCTGGGGCGGGGAGGCCGGGCACGGTCCACCCAGCCCTCTTCTGA
- a CDS encoding MFS transporter, with the protein MASTEAPARAGRREWIGLAVLALACLLYVMDLTVLHLAIPAISADLEPTSAQLLWIIDIYGFFVAGSLITMGTLGDRIGRRRLLMIGATAFGLTSVLAAVSPTAEWLIVSRALLGIAGATLAPSTLSLIFHMFQDPRERSIAIGFWIGAFSAGSAIGPVLGGAMLEVFWWGSVFLLALPVMAALLLLGPRVLPEYRDPDAGRLDLVSAAMSMLAVLAVIYGLKEIAQDGLDGVSVAAIALGLVVGVLFVLRQQRLIDPMIDVGLFRLGSFNAALATNFLAIFVAVGYFLFVAQYLQLVVGLSPLQAGLWSLPSAVGFIVGSQVAPRVLGDVRPAYVISGGLALASVGLGVLTQVGVSGGLVPLVIGSVIISVGLAPVFGLTTELIVGSAPPEQAGAASGISETGAELGGALGIAIMGSVGVAIYRAELADRLPAAVPPEAAEAARDTLGSAAEVAAQLPAELGAAVLAVAREAFVAGMQLSSAIAAGIGVVLAVLALVMLRNQEPPRPEEDEEDEEAEVATVGAAAGGGCGVADAS; encoded by the coding sequence GTGGCTTCGACCGAGGCACCAGCGAGGGCCGGACGGCGCGAGTGGATCGGGCTGGCCGTGCTCGCGCTGGCCTGCCTGCTCTACGTGATGGACCTGACCGTGCTGCACCTGGCCATACCGGCCATCAGCGCCGACCTGGAGCCGACCAGCGCCCAGCTGCTGTGGATCATCGACATCTACGGGTTCTTCGTGGCCGGGTCCCTGATCACCATGGGCACCCTTGGCGACCGCATCGGCCGCCGCCGGCTCCTCATGATCGGGGCCACCGCATTCGGGCTGACTTCGGTGCTGGCGGCGGTCTCCCCCACCGCGGAGTGGCTGATCGTCAGCCGCGCCCTGCTGGGGATCGCCGGCGCGACCCTGGCCCCCTCCACCCTGTCGCTGATCTTCCACATGTTCCAGGACCCCAGGGAGCGCTCGATCGCGATCGGGTTCTGGATCGGCGCCTTCTCGGCCGGCAGCGCCATCGGGCCGGTGCTGGGCGGGGCCATGCTCGAGGTCTTCTGGTGGGGGTCGGTGTTCCTGCTCGCCCTGCCCGTGATGGCCGCCCTGCTGCTCCTCGGGCCGCGGGTCCTGCCCGAGTACCGCGACCCCGACGCCGGCCGGCTCGACCTGGTCAGCGCGGCCATGTCGATGCTGGCCGTCCTGGCCGTGATCTACGGGCTCAAGGAGATCGCCCAGGACGGCCTCGACGGCGTCTCGGTCGCGGCCATCGCCCTCGGGCTGGTGGTCGGGGTCCTGTTCGTGCTCCGCCAGCAGCGGCTGATCGACCCGATGATCGACGTCGGCCTGTTCCGGCTGGGCAGCTTCAACGCCGCCCTGGCCACCAACTTCCTGGCCATCTTCGTGGCCGTGGGCTACTTCCTGTTCGTCGCCCAGTACCTGCAGCTGGTGGTCGGGCTGTCGCCGCTGCAGGCGGGGCTGTGGTCGCTGCCGTCGGCGGTCGGGTTCATCGTCGGCAGCCAGGTCGCCCCCCGGGTCCTGGGCGACGTCCGGCCGGCCTACGTGATCTCGGGCGGCCTCGCCCTGGCCTCGGTCGGCCTTGGCGTGCTCACCCAGGTCGGGGTCTCCGGCGGCCTGGTCCCCCTGGTGATCGGGTCGGTGATCATCTCGGTCGGGCTGGCGCCGGTGTTCGGGCTGACCACCGAGCTGATCGTCGGCTCGGCCCCGCCCGAGCAGGCGGGCGCGGCCTCGGGGATCTCCGAGACCGGGGCCGAGCTCGGCGGGGCCCTGGGCATCGCCATCATGGGCTCGGTGGGCGTGGCCATCTACCGCGCCGAACTGGCCGACCGGCTCCCGGCGGCGGTCCCGCCCGAGGCGGCCGAGGCGGCCCGTGACACCCTCGGCAGCGCCGCCGAGGTCGCCGCCCAGCTTCCCGCCGAGCTGGGCGCGGCCGTGCTGGCTGTCGCCCGCGAGGCCTTCGTGGCCGGGATGCAGCTCAGCTCGGCCATCGCCGCCGGCATCGGCGTCGTCCTGGCCGTCCTCGCCCTGGTCATGCTGCGCAACCAGGAGCCGCCCAGGCCAGAGGAGGACGAGGAGGACGAGGAGGCGGAGGTGGCCACGGTGGGCGCGGCCGCCGGCGGCGGCTGCGGGGTCGCCGACGCCTCCTGA